A window of the Planifilum fulgidum genome harbors these coding sequences:
- a CDS encoding EVE domain-containing protein yields the protein MEDHRERADKAFHVWMMISSDRHSFRWDHILRTGESVEWSARRVLSNFKRAGEGDRILCYQTGIREKGLVGIAEVVHPMIEGIRNMEIRGLHRFPQTISYQWFRKLPEYRQTQAARLRHRGTMFSLTGPFIRRVRERLKEMGDLEGAQLLEGAADEG from the coding sequence ATGGAGGATCACCGCGAACGGGCGGACAAAGCCTTTCACGTGTGGATGATGATCTCCTCCGACAGGCACTCCTTCCGCTGGGATCACATTCTCCGAACCGGGGAGTCGGTGGAGTGGTCCGCCCGGAGAGTGTTGAGCAACTTCAAACGGGCCGGGGAAGGGGACCGGATCCTTTGCTACCAGACGGGCATCCGGGAGAAAGGGCTGGTCGGGATCGCCGAAGTGGTCCACCCGATGATCGAGGGGATACGGAACATGGAAATCAGGGGACTTCACCGCTTTCCCCAGACCATTTCCTACCAGTGGTTCCGCAAGCTCCCCGAATACCGGCAAACCCAGGCGGCCCGCCTCAGACACCGGGGCACGATGTTCAGCCTGACGGGACCCTTTATCCGCCGGGTGCGGGAGCGGTTGAAGGAAATGGGCGACCTCGAGGGGGCGCAGTTGTTGGAAGGGGCGGCGGATGAAGGATGA
- a CDS encoding SAVED domain-containing protein — MLHLYSSRRVLPDQANLVVDEIKKNILEATEECGAKQIDLFYAGPATIALFLGHRWNPIPAVQCYEYIGRTEKYVPSCFLKPGATNIPQTGMNAR, encoded by the coding sequence ATGCTTCATTTATATTCCTCCCGTCGCGTGCTTCCCGATCAGGCCAATTTGGTGGTGGACGAGATAAAAAAGAACATTTTGGAGGCGACGGAAGAGTGCGGAGCGAAACAGATTGATCTGTTTTACGCCGGACCCGCCACGATTGCCCTGTTTTTGGGGCATCGGTGGAACCCCATTCCCGCAGTGCAGTGTTATGAATATATCGGGAGAACGGAGAAATATGTTCCTTCATGTTTTTTAAAGCCCGGAGCGACGAACATCCCGCAGACGGGCATGAATGCGCGGTGA
- a CDS encoding DUF4387 domain-containing protein, with protein sequence MNGGQNPRTVKLSDLANTIRSKNAGTDKITFDIIFREKENYELVKASKRLTRETVARLYGIPEERICDFVEFDPACAIKFTIYRKSPSGGPGERDIFGSQQYAPLLDIEIPVGKDEAKPKE encoded by the coding sequence ATGAACGGGGGCCAAAACCCGCGGACCGTCAAATTGTCGGACCTGGCCAATACGATCCGGAGCAAAAACGCCGGCACCGACAAGATCACCTTTGACATCATTTTCCGGGAAAAGGAAAACTACGAGCTCGTCAAGGCCAGCAAACGACTGACCCGCGAAACGGTGGCCCGGCTGTACGGCATTCCGGAGGAACGCATCTGCGACTTTGTGGAATTCGATCCGGCCTGCGCCATCAAATTCACCATTTACCGCAAATCCCCCAGCGGCGGCCCCGGCGAACGGGACATCTTCGGAAGCCAGCAGTATGCGCCTCTGCTGGATATCGAGATTCCGGTGGGGAAGGACGAGGCAAAACCAAAGGAATGA
- a CDS encoding acyclic terpene utilization AtuA family protein: MAKKQQLRILCPNGHLGFAPTKEESFFIGAATRPDYYCCDSGSDDIGPAPLGADKSVGMYEWQKHDLELMLVKAREQGVPMIIGSAGDTGSNSRVDLYVQIIKDLAKEHRLPKFKLAYFYSEVDKAYIKKKMEAGVVIEGLDGRSPLTLEDLEKTDRIVAVAGVHPYIRALEMGADVIIGGRSSDCAVFAAPAIWEGFPEDLAYYLGKVLECASFCAEPYGAKETVIGTITHEDVKVTAMHPKQRCTVASVAGHAMYERSNPYYEYVAGGMLDMTHCRYEQYDEKTCRITGSKFIPTEGKIKVKLEGSGKVGEKYIGIAGIRDPYMIRNIDRVVEWAAGQVRETFQGVDYHLDFKIYGKNGVMGELEPVKEIRSHELCVVVEGVAPTKKLAEEITLMGTRQLFYARLPEVKGTAGTAAFVVDEVLPATAAYRWTMNHVIPVDDPMELFQVKMIEVGGDE, encoded by the coding sequence ATGGCAAAGAAACAGCAGCTGCGCATCCTCTGTCCCAACGGCCATCTGGGTTTTGCACCGACGAAAGAGGAAAGCTTTTTCATCGGCGCCGCCACCCGCCCGGACTACTATTGCTGCGACTCGGGAAGTGACGACATCGGCCCGGCGCCCCTGGGCGCCGACAAGTCGGTGGGCATGTACGAGTGGCAAAAGCACGATCTGGAACTGATGCTGGTCAAGGCGCGGGAACAAGGGGTGCCCATGATCATCGGTTCCGCCGGCGACACCGGTTCCAACAGCCGGGTTGATTTGTACGTTCAGATCATAAAGGATTTGGCCAAGGAGCACCGCCTGCCGAAATTCAAGCTGGCGTATTTCTATTCCGAAGTGGATAAGGCCTATATCAAAAAGAAAATGGAAGCGGGCGTCGTCATCGAAGGATTGGACGGCCGCTCCCCCTTGACCTTGGAAGACCTGGAAAAGACGGACCGCATCGTCGCCGTGGCCGGCGTGCATCCCTACATCCGGGCGCTGGAGATGGGGGCCGATGTCATCATCGGCGGCCGTTCCAGCGACTGCGCGGTGTTTGCCGCGCCGGCCATCTGGGAAGGTTTCCCGGAGGACCTGGCGTATTACCTGGGAAAAGTGCTGGAGTGCGCCTCGTTCTGCGCCGAACCCTACGGAGCCAAGGAAACGGTCATCGGCACCATCACCCACGAGGACGTCAAAGTGACGGCCATGCATCCGAAGCAGCGCTGCACGGTGGCGTCCGTCGCCGGACACGCCATGTATGAACGATCCAACCCCTACTACGAGTACGTGGCGGGCGGAATGCTGGACATGACCCATTGTCGGTACGAGCAGTACGATGAAAAAACCTGCCGCATCACCGGCTCCAAATTCATCCCGACGGAAGGCAAGATCAAGGTCAAACTGGAAGGGTCCGGGAAAGTCGGTGAAAAATACATCGGCATTGCCGGCATCCGGGATCCGTACATGATCCGGAACATCGACCGGGTGGTGGAATGGGCCGCCGGCCAGGTGCGGGAAACGTTCCAAGGCGTGGATTATCACCTGGATTTCAAGATTTATGGGAAAAACGGCGTGATGGGCGAGTTGGAGCCTGTCAAGGAAATCCGCTCCCACGAGCTGTGCGTCGTGGTGGAGGGCGTGGCGCCCACGAAAAAGCTGGCGGAAGAAATCACGCTGATGGGCACCCGGCAGCTGTTCTACGCCCGTCTGCCGGAGGTGAAGGGGACCGCCGGCACCGCCGCCTTCGTCGTCGACGAGGTGCTGCCGGCCACCGCGGCGTACCGGTGGACCATGAACCACGTCATTCCGGTGGACGATCCGATGGAGCTGTTTCAGGTGAAAATGATCGAAGTGGGAGGGGACGAATAG
- a CDS encoding TRAP transporter large permease subunit codes for MLGLPMAIWYLIFLLFFVAVLFVGFKRPIYEVMALAFVFIVVITGRFDLFWPSLLYPSTSSLFYAIFAFLVVAVIFDETKVVERIINLIMSVVGRFRGGAGYVALLASTFMASLSGSGPGNVATTGVFTIPTMKRTGYSPALAATTEMSSSMLGNIIPPSGIVLLTYGILDELHPGSISSSAWMMAAYGVGLWFFLQRWLTLWVFCRYYKVEPVPARERPRLGASLRTGWSALLLPLLIFLPLLLDAQMKDWLTARLGEAGAEAYSTSVLMFTPGLAAAYALGIGRRAVGGFDWRKIHAMFRKTIDKVVPIGVTIYMAYAISQVFVGLEATNAIEKWFVSLGLPVWALILVLPLFFMVLGMVLPGSSQIAILGGAVIAAFGTLGGDPVLFAALLPAMTGALEGMTPPLALGMYVAMGIAGSGFKETAKLTIVWVACHVLLSMVLLTGWLPIYGL; via the coding sequence ATGCTGGGGTTGCCGATGGCCATTTGGTATCTCATCTTCCTGTTGTTCTTCGTGGCCGTCCTGTTCGTCGGTTTCAAGCGGCCGATATACGAAGTGATGGCTTTGGCCTTCGTCTTTATCGTGGTTATTACCGGCCGCTTTGACCTCTTTTGGCCGTCCCTTTTATATCCGTCCACCAGCAGTCTGTTTTACGCCATTTTTGCCTTTTTGGTGGTTGCGGTCATTTTCGATGAGACGAAAGTGGTGGAACGGATCATCAATTTGATCATGTCCGTGGTCGGCCGTTTTCGCGGAGGCGCCGGCTATGTGGCGCTGCTGGCCAGCACGTTCATGGCTTCGCTGTCCGGCTCCGGTCCCGGAAATGTGGCGACCACCGGTGTGTTCACCATTCCGACAATGAAGCGAACCGGTTATTCGCCGGCGCTGGCGGCCACGACGGAAATGTCCAGCAGCATGTTGGGAAACATCATTCCCCCCTCCGGAATCGTGCTGTTGACCTACGGCATTTTGGATGAATTGCACCCGGGCAGCATTTCGTCCAGCGCCTGGATGATGGCCGCTTACGGGGTGGGGTTGTGGTTCTTCCTGCAGCGCTGGCTCACCCTGTGGGTGTTTTGCCGTTATTACAAGGTGGAGCCGGTTCCGGCCCGGGAGCGGCCCCGGTTGGGCGCGAGCCTGCGAACCGGCTGGTCGGCCCTCCTGTTGCCGTTGTTGATTTTTCTTCCGCTGCTGCTCGATGCGCAGATGAAGGATTGGCTCACCGCCCGGCTCGGAGAGGCCGGTGCCGAAGCGTATTCCACTTCGGTGCTGATGTTTACGCCGGGGTTGGCGGCGGCCTATGCGCTGGGAATCGGCCGGAGGGCGGTCGGAGGATTTGACTGGCGAAAAATCCACGCCATGTTTCGGAAGACGATCGACAAGGTGGTGCCCATCGGGGTCACCATCTATATGGCTTATGCCATTTCGCAGGTGTTCGTCGGCCTGGAGGCCACCAATGCCATCGAAAAGTGGTTTGTCTCCCTCGGTCTGCCGGTCTGGGCGTTGATTCTTGTTTTGCCCCTCTTCTTCATGGTGTTGGGAATGGTATTGCCCGGTTCATCCCAGATCGCCATTTTGGGCGGGGCCGTGATCGCGGCCTTCGGCACGCTGGGAGGCGACCCGGTGCTGTTTGCGGCGCTGCTGCCGGCCATGACGGGAGCGTTGGAAGGGATGACGCCCCCCTTGGCGCTGGGGATGTACGTGGCCATGGGAATTGCCGGTTCGGGCTTTAAGGAGACGGCGAAATTGACGATCGTCTGGGTCGCGTGCCACGTGTTGCTGAGCATGGTGCTGTTGACCGGGTGGTTGCCCATTTACGGATTGTGA
- a CDS encoding gamma-glutamyl-gamma-aminobutyrate hydrolase family protein encodes MTWDGEKNRPLCIGVTAPVDRGEAADLYPGHPLLYLERTYLDALQSHGMMPLILPPVDDEKWLMRYVSQIDGLLLTGGGYLPLEGDPSRLPGLEGTGRERFAFEMALLEAVVPTGMPVMGICRGCQMINAFFGGSLVNLSAEGTARHHQEKRKIPGHVPVHGLKVDPGSRVAAWTGQTEIRVNSFHRQVIARPGKGLTVTARCAEDGVAEVVEAQDHPWLVGFQFHPEKLWRTEPVWSNVFRSFREAARAYRSGQA; translated from the coding sequence ATGACATGGGATGGAGAGAAAAACCGGCCGCTTTGCATCGGGGTGACAGCGCCCGTCGACCGGGGCGAAGCCGCCGACCTGTATCCGGGCCATCCGCTATTGTATTTGGAACGAACGTACCTGGACGCATTGCAGTCCCACGGAATGATGCCGCTCATCCTTCCGCCCGTCGACGATGAGAAGTGGCTGATGCGGTATGTGTCGCAGATCGACGGATTGCTGTTGACGGGGGGAGGTTATTTGCCCCTGGAGGGCGATCCTTCCCGCTTGCCGGGATTGGAAGGTACCGGGCGGGAGCGGTTCGCTTTTGAAATGGCGCTTCTGGAAGCGGTCGTGCCGACCGGTATGCCGGTGATGGGCATCTGCCGGGGCTGCCAAATGATCAATGCGTTTTTCGGCGGGAGCCTGGTCAACCTTTCCGCGGAGGGAACGGCGCGGCATCATCAGGAGAAAAGGAAAATTCCCGGTCACGTGCCGGTGCACGGGCTGAAGGTGGACCCCGGCAGCCGTGTGGCGGCCTGGACCGGCCAAACCGAAATCCGGGTCAATTCCTTTCACCGGCAGGTCATCGCGCGTCCGGGAAAAGGGTTGACGGTGACCGCCAGGTGCGCCGAGGACGGGGTGGCGGAGGTCGTGGAGGCGCAAGATCACCCTTGGCTGGTGGGATTTCAGTTTCACCCGGAAAAATTGTGGCGAACGGAACCGGTCTGGTCCAACGTGTTCCGGTCCTTTCGGGAGGCCGCACGCGCATACCGGAGCGGGCAAGCGTAG
- a CDS encoding GntR family transcriptional regulator, protein MPSGSGQPLYKQLVAYFKEKIESGEWAVGTQIPSERELCKQFDVSRITVRQAIAVAEKEGLLQAVQGKGTFVAKPKIHQELQQITSFKETMTMWGMVPRTKVLRIESEPADLAIASVLGIPEGGPVVHLELIGYGDDLPMVYYHSTFSHPIGKRLAEEAKKLEEAGEGFSTYDLYARAGLEQPGMVKQTYEVGAASARVGELLQIPEGQPLFHVTSIFSSRAERPLEFRTAYYRGDKYKFYITRRL, encoded by the coding sequence TTGCCGTCGGGGTCAGGCCAACCGTTGTACAAACAGTTGGTAGCCTATTTTAAAGAAAAGATCGAATCCGGGGAATGGGCGGTGGGGACACAGATCCCCTCCGAACGGGAGTTGTGCAAGCAATTTGACGTCAGCCGGATTACGGTTCGGCAGGCGATCGCCGTGGCGGAAAAAGAGGGATTGCTGCAGGCGGTCCAAGGGAAAGGAACCTTTGTGGCCAAGCCGAAGATTCACCAGGAGCTGCAACAGATCACCAGCTTCAAGGAAACGATGACCATGTGGGGGATGGTGCCGCGCACCAAAGTGTTGCGCATCGAGAGCGAGCCCGCCGATCTTGCCATCGCTTCCGTGTTGGGGATCCCGGAAGGCGGCCCCGTGGTCCATCTGGAATTGATCGGCTATGGTGACGATTTGCCGATGGTGTATTACCATTCCACGTTTTCCCACCCGATCGGAAAGCGGCTGGCGGAAGAGGCGAAGAAGCTGGAGGAAGCGGGGGAAGGGTTTTCCACCTATGATTTGTATGCCAGGGCCGGTCTGGAACAACCCGGCATGGTCAAACAGACCTATGAAGTGGGAGCCGCCTCGGCCCGGGTGGGCGAATTGTTGCAAATTCCGGAAGGACAGCCGCTGTTTCACGTCACGTCCATTTTCAGCTCCAGGGCGGAGCGTCCTTTGGAATTTCGCACGGCATACTACCGCGGGGACAAATACAAGTTTTACATCACCCGCAGACTGTGA
- a CDS encoding DEAD/DEAH box helicase, whose amino-acid sequence MTYPIGSRVKIRGEEWLVQDVRPTETGHYAVRVVGLSEVVRDHQATFLTSIDPIDPIRPEDVEFVPDDSPGYRRTKLFLNALMMRTPILGSEVTVRGQAAMDDSDYQYVPTQMALERLRPRILIADGVGLGKTIEAGVMLAELIRRGRGRRVLVVAPRSMLEQLQKEMWTRFSIPLMRLDSVGIARIRREIPQNKNPFHYYDKVIISIDTLKNDDRYRLFLENCTWDVVWIDEAHNVANQHTDRNRLATLLANRCHSLILTSATPHNGKPESFAALLRMLDPTSVADPEKIAKEEIRHLVVRRFKNDVLPQTPGFKDVHDAAVFCPATPEEDELLIRLGETLVHAIRSGKPKRDALFSVTLLKAFLSSPTALIKTLDQRIRRLGRKLAEDPEAERYLKDLRDLKLLRQMAEAIPMERSSKYRELKKLLREWNWDGSPQSPRVILFSERIDTLIALRERLIRDYGVNEDVVALFTARMSDTEQMEVVRSFNEGTSPIRLLLASDVASEGVNLHHRCHHLVHFDIPWSFIRLQQRNGRIDRFGQLNTPEIRYLILKSDSEAAGAETRVVEKLVEKAQRIQHNLGDPGSILKLFDPDEEEQYVQERIAEGDPLDDIFGDDDDWDLDFDFVPRTTTHVSIREKEVPRMYRDWLELMEDLQAELERDRKNFERIHGFRDPNRQGEKIRIDRERRRVTISVTPDLKSRLRSLPPEARKGEEIHLTTDASRVMRSIRMATIDGAWPRDHLLWDIHPVADWVADRALGLFPSRTAPTLTLPFLEEGIYYYLIQAQALTESGHPALAEWLVVERADDGFRARPFEGRRDPLMRGAWVNSSKENDVTGPDMDIRRVVACAREYVNKRLKERQRELAERIREEKERLKKWYWESIKPLRHQQGTLLDDPLRAARLRRLEAERHKIEFTYESTVNELESMLKIKGDPVLRVCARLMRG is encoded by the coding sequence ATGACTTATCCCATCGGTTCCCGCGTCAAAATCCGGGGAGAGGAATGGCTGGTTCAGGATGTTCGTCCCACGGAAACCGGACATTACGCCGTCCGGGTGGTCGGGTTGTCGGAAGTGGTGCGGGATCACCAGGCCACTTTCCTCACTTCGATCGATCCGATTGATCCCATCAGACCGGAGGACGTGGAATTTGTTCCCGACGATTCCCCCGGGTATCGCCGGACCAAACTGTTCCTGAATGCCCTGATGATGCGCACGCCGATCCTGGGCTCGGAGGTCACCGTGCGGGGGCAGGCGGCGATGGACGACAGCGATTATCAGTACGTGCCCACCCAGATGGCCCTGGAAAGGCTTCGCCCCCGCATTTTGATCGCCGACGGCGTGGGTTTGGGCAAAACCATCGAAGCCGGCGTGATGCTTGCCGAGCTGATCCGCCGCGGCCGGGGACGGCGGGTGCTGGTGGTGGCCCCTCGGTCGATGCTGGAGCAGCTGCAAAAGGAGATGTGGACGCGCTTCTCGATTCCGCTGATGCGGCTGGATTCCGTGGGGATCGCCCGGATCCGCCGGGAAATCCCCCAGAACAAAAACCCCTTCCATTACTACGACAAGGTGATCATCTCCATCGACACCCTGAAAAATGATGATCGCTACCGACTTTTTTTGGAAAATTGCACCTGGGACGTGGTTTGGATCGACGAAGCCCACAACGTGGCCAACCAGCACACCGACCGCAACCGGCTGGCCACGCTGCTGGCCAACCGTTGCCACAGCCTGATCCTGACCTCGGCCACGCCCCACAACGGGAAGCCGGAAAGCTTCGCCGCGCTGCTTAGGATGCTGGATCCCACGTCGGTGGCCGATCCGGAAAAGATCGCCAAGGAAGAGATCCGGCATCTGGTGGTCCGCCGGTTTAAAAATGACGTGTTGCCCCAGACGCCCGGATTCAAGGATGTTCACGATGCGGCCGTCTTTTGCCCTGCCACCCCGGAGGAGGACGAACTGCTGATCCGTCTGGGGGAAACCCTGGTGCACGCCATCCGGTCCGGCAAGCCCAAGCGGGATGCCCTCTTTTCCGTGACCCTGCTCAAGGCGTTTTTGTCCAGCCCGACGGCCCTCATCAAAACCCTGGATCAACGGATCCGGCGGCTGGGGCGGAAGTTGGCGGAGGATCCGGAGGCCGAACGGTACCTCAAGGACCTGAGGGATTTGAAACTGTTGCGCCAAATGGCCGAAGCCATTCCGATGGAGCGAAGCAGTAAATACCGGGAACTGAAGAAACTGCTGCGGGAGTGGAACTGGGACGGCAGCCCGCAGTCGCCCCGGGTGATTCTCTTTTCGGAGCGGATCGACACCCTGATCGCCCTGCGGGAGCGGTTGATCCGGGACTACGGAGTGAATGAGGATGTTGTCGCTTTGTTCACCGCCCGGATGTCGGACACGGAACAGATGGAGGTCGTCCGGTCGTTCAACGAGGGAACCTCCCCGATCCGCCTGCTGCTCGCCTCCGACGTGGCCTCCGAAGGAGTGAACCTGCATCACCGCTGCCATCACCTGGTGCATTTCGACATCCCCTGGTCCTTCATCCGGCTGCAGCAGCGAAACGGCCGGATCGACCGCTTCGGCCAGCTAAACACGCCGGAGATCCGCTACCTGATCCTCAAAAGCGATAGTGAAGCGGCGGGGGCGGAAACCCGGGTCGTGGAGAAATTGGTGGAAAAAGCCCAGCGCATTCAGCACAACCTGGGCGATCCCGGCAGCATTCTGAAACTCTTCGATCCCGACGAGGAAGAGCAATACGTTCAGGAGCGGATCGCCGAAGGGGACCCCCTGGACGACATTTTCGGCGACGATGACGATTGGGATCTGGACTTCGATTTTGTCCCCCGAACCACCACCCATGTGTCCATCCGGGAGAAGGAAGTCCCCCGGATGTACCGGGACTGGCTCGAACTGATGGAGGATTTGCAGGCGGAATTGGAACGGGACCGGAAAAATTTTGAGCGGATTCACGGATTCAGAGATCCCAACCGCCAAGGGGAAAAGATCCGCATCGACCGGGAGCGGAGGCGGGTGACCATCTCGGTTACTCCGGATCTGAAAAGCCGTCTCCGATCCCTGCCGCCGGAAGCCCGTAAAGGGGAGGAAATTCATCTCACTACCGACGCAAGCCGGGTGATGCGCAGCATCCGGATGGCGACCATAGACGGCGCGTGGCCCCGGGACCACCTCCTGTGGGACATTCACCCCGTGGCCGACTGGGTGGCGGACCGGGCCTTGGGCCTGTTTCCCTCCCGGACCGCGCCAACCCTTACCCTTCCCTTTCTGGAGGAAGGCATCTATTATTATCTGATCCAGGCCCAGGCCCTCACCGAGAGCGGCCACCCCGCCCTGGCCGAATGGCTGGTGGTAGAGCGGGCGGATGACGGCTTCCGCGCCCGTCCCTTTGAGGGAAGACGGGATCCGCTGATGCGCGGCGCGTGGGTGAACTCGTCCAAGGAAAACGATGTGACCGGACCGGATATGGACATCCGGCGGGTGGTGGCCTGCGCCCGGGAGTATGTGAACAAAAGGCTCAAGGAGCGGCAGCGGGAATTGGCGGAGCGGATCCGCGAAGAGAAGGAGCGGCTGAAAAAATGGTATTGGGAGAGCATCAAGCCGCTCCGCCACCAGCAGGGAACGTTGCTGGACGATCCGCTGCGGGCCGCCCGGCTCCGCCGGCTGGAGGCGGAACGGCACAAAATCGAATTCACCTATGAATCCACCGTCAATGAACTGGAGAGCATGCTGAAAATCAAGGGCGACCCGGTGCTTCGCGTCTGTGCCCGCTTGATGAGGGGGTAA